TTCAACGGTGAACCCGGCAAGGTAATCATGGGCGGGCCGATGATGGGGGTTTCCCAGTCTCAGCTGGAGGTGCCGGTAATCAAGGGCACTTCAGGAGTACTGGTGCTTAAGAAATCGGAAGTAAAGCTGTTCGAACCGATGCCGTGCATAAGATGCGCAAGGTGCGTGGACGCCTGTCCCATTCACCTCCTGCCCACTTACCTGGGCAAGTTAGCGGAAAGGGGCATGTGGGTTGAGGCCGAACGGTATCACGCGCTGGACTGCATCGAGTGCGGCTGCTGCGCCTATGTTTGCCCGGCGAATATTCCGCTTACCCAGCTTATAAGGCTTGCCAAAAACCGAATAATGGCTTCTAGAAAGAAGTAAGTAGGAATATATAGTGTAATGCAAAGATTTAACGGCAATTTCGATCTAGGATTGCGCATATAAAATAAGCTGGATTCAGGAGGTCTTTTCGATGGGAGAATATAGATTCTTAACAGCGTCTTCCCCGCACATCCATTCGGGGGAAAGCGTGCAGAGGATAATGTTCAACGTGGCCGGAGCACTGCTCCTGCCCACGTTAGCGGGAGTTTACTTTTTCGGGCTACAAGCCCTGCTTCTTGTGGTAACCACTACACTGGCGGCGGTACTCACCGAAGCTATCTTCCAGAAACTGCGGGGCAGACCAATTACCGTATGGGATGGAAGTGCCGTTGTAACGGGTATCCTACTTGCTCTGAATCTTCCACCCGGCCTACCGCTCTGGATGGCTGTAGTCGGCTCCGTCGTATCTATAGCCCTCGGCAAGATGATTTACGGCGGGCTGGGCGCAAACCCATTCAACCCGGCTCTTATCGGGCGTGTATTCCTCATGGTGACCTTCCCCGTGGAGATGACCACCTGGATCAACCCGGTGGATGGCACCACGGGTGCAACCCCTCTTGCTCTGATGAAGATGCAGGGGGTATCAACCGATTATGTTAAGCTTTTTATTGGTAATGTGGGCGGCAGCTTAGGCGAGACCTCCGCCCTGATGATTCTGCTGGGCGGCCTTTACCTGATATACAGAGGGTATGTGGACTGGAGAATTCCCGCAAGCTATCTAGGCACTATTGCAGTGTTATCTCTGGTCCTCGGTAAGGACCCGATATTCCACCTCCTGGCCGGAGGGTTGATGCTGGGAGCTTTCTTCATGGCTACCGATATGGTGACGACTCCCGTGACAAGGCTCGGGAGAATAATATTCGGCATCGGTGCAGGTATTTT
The DNA window shown above is from Thermosediminibacter oceani DSM 16646 and carries:
- a CDS encoding RnfABCDGE type electron transport complex subunit D yields the protein MGEYRFLTASSPHIHSGESVQRIMFNVAGALLLPTLAGVYFFGLQALLLVVTTTLAAVLTEAIFQKLRGRPITVWDGSAVVTGILLALNLPPGLPLWMAVVGSVVSIALGKMIYGGLGANPFNPALIGRVFLMVTFPVEMTTWINPVDGTTGATPLALMKMQGVSTDYVKLFIGNVGGSLGETSALMILLGGLYLIYRGYVDWRIPASYLGTIAVLSLVLGKDPIFHLLAGGLMLGAFFMATDMVTTPVTRLGRIIFGIGAGIFVVLIRFYGGYPEGVSFSILLMNAFTPIINRLTVPRIYGEVKTR